The following is a genomic window from Amycolatopsis australiensis.
TTCCACGACGTGCCCGATACCCTGATGCCTGCACTGGGAGCGCTCCCACATGGATCACCCATCGCTCATCCCGAGAATGGCGGCCCATCCATGCGTATGCGCAGCAGCTCCAGGCCCGTCACCCGACGGCGGAGCGTCCTCCCGCTGATCTCGCCACCCTGGCCGGCATGTTCGTCCTGGTCCCGGCGGCTTCGGCGCACGGCACCATCGTCAGTCCCGCCACGCGCGCTTACCAGTGCTGGCTGGACTGGGGCAGCCAGCACACGAACCCGGCCATGCAGCAGCAGGATCCCATGTGCTGGCAGGCTTTCCAGGCCAACGCCGACACGATGTGGAACTGGATGAGCGCCCTGCGGGACGGGCTCGCCGGCAACTTCCAGGGCACGACCCCCGACGGTCAGCTGTGCAGCAACGCCTTGGCGCGCAACGACTCCCTCAACACGCCTGGCCCGTGGAAGACAACCAGCCTCGGCAGCACGTTCTCGATGCACCTCCGGTGAACGTGATGTCCGTGGCGGGGGCGTACTTGCCCGTCTGCGTGATGAAGTCCAGGTTGCCCCAGCCGAGCCGCTGGGTGGTGGGGTCGAACCCGTTCTTGCTGACGTAGCCCCGGAAGAAGTCGGCGCCGTGGCTGGCCTGGTCGTACAACGCCGCATCTGGGAACTGACCGGCGTGTCCCCGGGGCCGGGCCTGGCCCCGCGCCTCGCGGAGGCGGCGGGCTGGTACCGCGAGGCACTGGACCTGTCTGTCCCATGAGGACGTGAGCCGAGGCCGGCCCGGCGCCCGTGTAGGCGGGTGCCGGGCCGGGGGCATCTCCCAAGCCGAAGTTCACGTCGCTGCACCACATGTACGTCTGGTCCTGGTGGGACGCCTGCCAGATCGTGAACACGACGTGGTGGCCGCCGTAGGCGCCGGACGTCTGGACTCTGGGCGACGACGTCGGGGTCGATCGCCGAGCCGCCGCCGGCCACCCGCCGGACCGCCTCCCAGGAAGTCCGCGACGTCGGCGACGCGCTCCTTCGGCAGGTAGTCCTCGCCGAGGCCGCGCGGGCGGGCACCGCGGGCGTGCTGTTCCTCAGCACGTGCGCGGTCTACCGCGACGGAGTCCACTGCGGCGTGGCGGAGCCGTCGGACGGGCCGGGGCCGGCGACGGACCCGGCGTGGGCGGCGGGTGGCGAGGCGGTCGCCTCGGTGGTGGCGGTGGCCGACCTGGCGGCGGCGATCACGGCGTCGGCGCTCGGCCCCCGGACCGATGCTGTCCCGCAACCGCGACCCGCTGCACGCGCTGACCGCCCGCGAGACGGAGGTCGTCGGGCTGATGGCCCAGGACCTGTCGAACGCGGCGATCGTGAAGCAGCGGGCGGTCACCCAGGGCGCGGTGGAGAACCACATCAGCAACATCTTCGCCAAGCTCGGCCTCGAGGCCAGCCGCGACGAGAACCGCCGCATCCGCGCGGTGCTGACCTACCTGGACAGCACCGCCGTCCGGGGCTGAACCAGGTCAGACGCGGACGATGCCCAGGTCGGCGGCCAGCCGGCGGAGGATCGCGTCCTGGTGGCGGGTGAGGAAGAAGTGGCCGCCGTCCAGCGGGACCAGCTCGAAGCCGCCCGCGGTGTGCCCGGCCCAGTCGGCGACCTCGTCGAGGGTGGCCATCGGGTCTTCGGTGCCGGTGAAGGCCACGATCGGCGTGGCCAGCGGCTTGCCGGGCACGTGCCGGTAGGTCTCGACGGCCCGGTAGTCGTTGCGCGCGGCGGGCAGGATCATGCGGACGACGTCGTCGTCGCCGAGCAGGCCGGTCTCGGTGCCGCTCAGCCGCCGCAGCTCGGCGAGGACGCCCTCGTCGGGTCCGGGTGTGCACGCTCTCGTCCCGCACCCGCGACGGCGCGCGGCGCCCGGAGACGAACAGTCCCGCGACCGGTACGCCGTCCCGCTCCGGCCGCCGCGCGGTCTCGTAGGCACCATCGCGCCCATGCTGTGCCCGAACAGGGCCAGCGGACGGCCGTCCGGCGCCCGCAGCGCGTCGATGCTGGTCAGGAAGGGTTCGTGCCGCCGGTCCTGCCGCCCGGGGTACTCCACGGCCAGCACCTCGACGTCCGGGGCGAGCGCCTTGGCGACGGGGAAGTAGAAGGTGGCCGAGCCGCCGGCGTGCGGCAGGCAGACCAGCCGCGCCCGCGCGCCGGGTGACGCGGCGAACCGGCGGAACCGGTTCTCCTCGGTGTGGTCCACGGGGGCGACCGCCTTTCCCTGTTTCGCGGCCACGGTCGCCAGGGGGCGAACGGCCAGGGCACCCCTAACACCCCCCAACCGTCCGTCCACACTGGACTGACGGGTGGTACCGGTGAATCGCCCGATCGGACGAGTAAACGTCGCCGAACCGGGTAAGCCCGACCCGGAGAATGCCGCGTCCGTGGGGGAGCGCGGCGGCAGGAGGAGTCGCACCGTGCGCGTGAGCTGGAACGGAGCCGACCAGGCCGGGTGGCACGTACTCGACGTCGCCGGCACCGACCGGACGGGCCTGAGCGCCGCCCGCCGGTGGGCCGAGGCCAAGCTGGGCACACTGCGGGAGACGGACCTGATCGACACGCTCATCGTGATCGGCGAGCTGCTGGAGAACGCCTACGTCCACGGCGGCGGTCCCCTGCAGCTGCGCCTCCACCACGAGCACGCCCCCTGCCGGGTGACGGTGGCGGTGGCCGACGTGGGCAAGGGCGAACCCCGCAAGCGGGTCCCGGACCGCGGCGGCGGCCGCGGCCTGATGCTGGTCGACCAGCTCTGCCTCGACTGGGGCGTCAGCCACCACGACGACGGCAAGCTCGTCTGGGCCCGCGTGGAGTGCGAAGAGGACTAGGTGTACTGACCTGCGAGGTCGGGGACGCGACTGGCGGGTGGTTGGCCTGCGGGTGCGGTGTGGCCGCGGTGGTGGTTGCAGGTGTGCAGCCGGTGCGGCAGGGCGCGGCGGCGTTCGGGGAGGCCGCACATCACGGCCCAGTGGACCGGGAGGCCCCGGCGTGGCGGCCTCCCGGTCCGTGCGGGATCAGCCGTCCGACTCCGCGGACGGCAGGTACGCGCCCGGCACCCGGTCCGGGGTGTACACCTGGTTCTCACCCGGGTACGGCTGCTGCCAGCCGTGCGTCTGGTACCACGTGAAGTGGTTCATCTGCGCCGGGTTGGCGTAGTCGGCCACCGCGTCCGGGCCGGTCAGCCGCTGGTGCGTGGTCCACTCCTGCCACTGCGCCGCGATCTGCTTCTTGTCCGCGGGCACCGCCGACGACGGCACCGGCGCCGCGGCCGGGTTCGCCGGGGCCGGGGTGTCCGGGCCGCACGACGGCTGGGTCTTCAGCCCGTCCGTCAGTGACGTGCGGTTCGGCAGCGCCGTGAACGGCGTGAAGTCCGGCTTCTGCTGGAACGCCGCACTCATCGGCGTCGCCGCGCTGTCCTTCTGGTTCATCGGCTTGATCCCGAGGATCTGCTCGATCGTGCGGATCATCGTGATCTGCGAGTAGTAGTGGCTGTCGACGACGCCGTGCCGGGCGTACGGGCTGATGATCTGCACCGGCGCCCGGTGCCCGTCGACGTGGTCGAGACCCGCCTGGGAGTCGTCCTCGACGACGAAGATCGCCGAGTCCTTCCAGTACTGGCTGTGCGAGATCTCGTCGACGATCCGGCCGACGGCGAGGTCGTTGTCGGCGACCTGGGCGGCCGCGTTCGGCGGGCCGCCGGTGTGGTCGCTCGACAGCCAGAACATGTTCAGGTCGGCCGGCCCGTTCTTCTCGAAGTCGTTCTTCCAGATCTGGTACCGGTAGACGTCCGGCACCGACGTGTCGAACTTCGGGAAGCCCGGCACCGACACGTTGTTCAGCGACGGGATCGGCGACGACGACACCAGCGGGTAGGCCGTCGGCTCACCCGTGGCCGCCATGTTCCTGGCGTCGCAGTACAGGTTCTGCCAGCTCGCCCCGGCGGGCTTGGTCAGGAACTGCTGGAACTCGCCGAAGTCCCGCACCGACTTGCCGGCCGCCTGCGCGCCGGTCCACAGGAACCCGCTGCTCTGGTGGCCGAGGGCGTCGTCCTCGGTGTCGTAGCTGCGCAGGTACTCCCCCGCCGACGACTCGGTGTACTCCGGGTTGTCGGCCTGCATGAGCCAGTTGTGGCCCTCGGCGGAGTTCGTGCCGATGTCGTAGGTGTTGTCGTACAGCCCGAACTGCCGGGCCAGCGCGTGCTGGTTCGGCGTCACGTTCTCGCCGAACTGCGTGACCGACGGGTCGCCGTTGCCGCGCGGGTCGTCGCCGAACACCTGGTCGTAGGTCCGGTTCTCCTTGACCAGCAGGAAGACGTGCTTGATGGTCGACGGGTCGCCGAGCCGCGCCGGGACCGGCACCGGGCTGCGGTGGCCGTGGTCGGTGGCCACCTGGACCGAGTCGTGGGTCCAGCCGTTCTGCTTGAACACCTGAGCGGTGTACCCGCGGACGGCGCGGTCGTCCGGCAGCCGGAACTTCTGCACGCTCGAGGTCGTGTCGTGGGTGCCGTGCCCGGCCGCCGTCGTCGGGCGGCGGGCGTCGATCCCGCGGGTGTTGGACACCACGACGTCCGGGCCCACCGTGGTGATCGCCGTCGGGAAGTAGTCGGTCGGCAGCAGCCCGACGTAGCTGACCGGCTCCTGCGCCCGGCTGTAGCGGTACACCGCGACGGCGTTGGCGCGGCCGAGCGTCACCAGCAGGTGCCCGTCCCCGGTCAGGGTCACGCCGTCCGGTTCGTAGCCGACCGACGCTTCCGGCCACGGCTGGGTCGCGATGGTCTGGACGACCTGGTCGCGGGCGGTGTCGATGACCGAGACGGTGTTGCTCGCGGTGTTCGTGACGAACAGCGCGTCCTTGCCGACGTACACCGCGGTCGGGTGCAGGCCGACGTCGATGCTCTTCGGCGTCGCGGCCGCGTTCGCCAGGTCGATGACGCTGACCGTGCCGCTGGTCGTGGCGCCGGTGAACTGGCTGGCCGGCACCTGCGTGTTGTAGGAGTTCAGCGTCGGCTCGCCGGGCTTCGCCGGGCGGCCGCCCTCGTTGCTGACGTACAGCTTGGTGCCGACGCGGACCAGGTCACGCGGGGCGTTGCCGACGGCCCAGCTCTGCTTGATCGCGCCCGTCGCCGCGTCGAGGGCGACGACGCGGTTCTGGCCGTTGACCGCCGAGTACACGGTCGAGCCGTCGGGCGAGAACACGGCCTGGGCGACCAGCGCGTGCTTCGCGCCGTCCGCCGGGATCTTGACCGGCACCGGAGCGGCGACCGTGCCGTCGGGGTTCACCGTGAACTTGGTGTAGCCGTCGGTCTGGGCCAGCCACAGCGTCTTGCCGTCCGGGGAGTACGACGGGCCTTCCTGGCCGACGTCGTTGCCCGCGATGCGCAGGTTCGCCGTCGCCGAGTTGCCGACGAGCTGCTGCACCTTCCAGTTCTTGAGGTCGACGATCGTGAGCGCGATCCCGCCGTCGGTGGTCAGCGCGGCGAGGTGGCCGCCGTCCGGGCTGACCGAGGACGCCATGATCTTGCCGTTGTTCACCACCAGCCGGTCGCCGATCGGCTTGAGGTACTGGTCGGCGGAGACGACCTGGCCGTTCTCGGTGACCTGGCCGACCTGGTCCTCGCCGAACTGCTGCGTCGACGCGACACCGACACCGGTGCCGGTGGCGACCAGCACGAGCGCGGCGGAGCCTGCCGTGGCGTAGCGCAGCCGATGGCGGCCGGGCCCGCGCTTCGCGGCACGCCGTCTGCGGCGTGTTACCTGCATCGGGTTATCCCTTCGGGGTGGAGGAGAGCAGCTCGACGTTGCCGTCGAACTGCCAGAGCGGGTTGGGTTGGTCCCCCGCGGGGGTCCGCACCTGGAAGTAGCCGTTCACTTCCTTCGGTCCGTCGCCGTCGGCGACGTACCGCCCGTCCGAGGTGATGTCCAGCTGGTAGATCGCCGATCCCGTCGCCGCGACGTCCGGCAGGTGCCAGGAGACGACGCACCGCCAGTCGTTGCCGGGCCCTTCGGGCTCGACCAGGCCGTCGCCCTTGGTGCACGCGGCCGTGGCGCCCAGCTGCGCCTCGGTGACGTCGGGCCGGTTCAGCTGCCCGGCCTGCAGCCGGTAGAGGTGGGCGAACGCGGTGGCGACCGACCGCTGGACCTTGTCCAGCTCGATGCCGGACCCGGTGGCCGGCGTGGCCACGGCGACGACCCCGGCCGTCGCGGCGAGCAGGCCCACGAGCGGCAGGACACCGAGGGTGAGCGCGCGGCGGCCCGAGCCGTCGTGCGCCGGGTTCGTGAAGTCGCGGCGCACGAACAGCACGTAGGCCAGCGCGGTCGCGGCCACGGCCCAGGCCAGGCCGACACCGACCGCGATGAGCAGCGGGCCGAGCTGGACCGGGTCGGTGAACAGGCCGTTCCACGCGATGAAGGCGTAACTGGGCAGGGCGAGGCGCACGGCGACGGGCAGCGGCAGCAGCTGGGCGAGCGCCATCGCGAGGGCGACGACGGCGGGCAGCAGCAGGCCCATCGGCGAGCGGCCCCAGGCGACCGACCCGAGGAGGCCGAGCGCGGCCAGCGCCAGCGTCGGGGCGAGCACGCAGACCCACGCGAGCAGGACCTGCGTGGCGGCCTCGCCCGGCGTCAGCGAGTGGCCGTCGAGCCCCACCAGCGGCCGGCTGCCCGCGGCGAGAACCCCGCCGGCGGCGCCGGACACGGCCATCCCGGCCACGAGCACGACGATCACGGTGAGGCTGGCCAGCGCTTTCGCCGCGAAGATCCGCCGGGGCGAGCGCACCGCGACCAGCAGGTGGCGCCAGGTCCCGAGCCGGTCTTCGGCGGCGAAGACGTCACCGGCCACCACCGACGTCAGCAGCGGGAGGGCGTAGGTGCCGGCGAACCCGAGCATGACCAGCGGCCCGGCCCAGCCCGTGGCATTCATCCACCGGCCGAACAGCGTGTCGACCGGCAGCGAGCTCTGCTCGCCGACCACGGCGACGAACAGCGCGGGCGCGATCCAGCAGGCCAGGACCAGCAGGCGGATCCGCCAGGCGGCGAACAGCTTGACCAGCTCGAAGCGGTAGCCGCGGGCCACCGGCACCGGCCGGGCCGCTTCGGCGACGGTCGCGGTCATCGGCCTGCCTCCCGGTCGGTGAGGGCGAGGAACGCGGCTTCGAGCGGGGACACGACGGGCGCGAGCTCGCGCACCGCCACGCCTTCCCGCGCCAGCCGCAGCACGAGGTCGTCGAGCGCGGGGGTCAGTGCCCGCACCACGAAGACGTCGGCGTCCGGGCCGGCGAGCCGGACGCCCGGGGCGCCGGCGACCAGGGCACGCGCCCTGTCCGGGTCCGAGGTGCGCAGCCGGTAGTCGAGTTCGCCGTTCTCGGCCGACAGCTTGGCCAGCGGGCCGGTGAACACGACGCGGCCGGTGGCGAGGATGGTGACCTCGGCGCACAGCGCTTCCAGGTCGTCCATCCGGTGGCTGGAAAGCACGACGGCGGTGCCTCGGCCGGCGAGCCGGCCGAGGACGCCGTGCACGTGCTGCTTGCCGGCCGGGTCTAGGCCGTTGGCCGGCTCGTCGAGCACCAGGAGCCGCGGCTCGGCGAGCAGGGCGGCGGCGAGGCCGAGCCGCTGCCGCATGCCGAGGGAGAAGCCGCGCACCCGGTCGTCGGCGACGTCGGTGAGCCCGACCTCGCCGAGCGCGTCGTCGATCGCGGACGTCTTCCGGTCGCGGCCGCGCAGCGCCAGCAGCGCGGCGAGGTTCTGCCGGGCGGTGAGCGACGGGTAGAGGCCGGGGCCGTCGACGAAGCCGGCGACACCGCCGAGGGGCCGCCCGGCCGGCGCGCCGAGGATCTCGAGGGTGCCCTCGTCGGCGACGGCCAGGCTCAGCAGGAGGCCGAGCAGGGTGGTCTTCCCGGCGCCGTTGGGGCCGACCAGGCCGTGGATCTGCCCCGGCGCCACGTCGAGGTCGACACCGTCGAGGGCGACGACGTCACCGAAGCACTTGGTGATCCCGCGGGCTCTCACTGCCAGGGGTGCGTCCATGGGTCCCTTCACCTTCGTCGCCTGCGGGAAAAACTTAGGGACCGCAAATGAAGGCGGCGGGCGAGCGGGGTGAACGCTGCCCGAACGGGAGCCGACCGGCGGCTGCCACGGTGGTGAAATGTCTGATTTAAGCCGGGGTATTACGCCGGGTTAACCGCGGGCTTAAGTTGTCCACAGTGGATCTCCACCCGCGTCTCCACCCCGCGGAGGTGCCACTCCACCCGGGTGCCGCCCTAGCGTTCCCGGTGTCGGAACACAGGGAGGAAAACGGCCATGGGTGAAGTCATGCAGTTCATGCTGCTGCGGTTCGCATTGATCGGCGGCGGCGTCCTGCTGCTGGTGATCGTGCTCGGGGTGATCGCCGTCGCCCTCAAGAAGGCGGGGCGGTACGACCAGGCGAAGCGGGCGGTGGAGCCGATCGTGCGCGAGCGGCTGGAGCGGTACCGGAAGCGGGACGACGGCTGACCGGGTCAGCCGGCCAGGCCACGCCGCGCGGCGTAGCGGGCCGCCTCGACGCGGTTGCGCACGCCGATCTTGGCGAAGGCGTTGTTGATGTGGGTCTTCACCGTCGCCTCGCCGATGAACAGGCGGGCCGCGATCTCGGCGTTGCTCAGCCCGGTGGTGATCAGGCCGAGCACCTCGGCCTCGCGGGCGGTGAGCCCGTCGGGCAGGCTTTCCTCGCGCGGCAACGGTTTCGCGGAAAGCGAGCCGGCGACCTGCCGTGAGACATCGGCCCCGAAGGTAAGCTGCCCGGCGACGACGGCCTGGAGCGCGGCACCGATCTCCCGGCGCCCGGCATCCTTGGTGAGGTAGCCGCGCGCACCGGCGGCGAGCGCCCCGGCAATGGATTCATCATCCGAATAGGTGGTGAGAACGAGAACCGCGACACCGGGGTGCGCGCGCGTGACGCGTTCGGTGGCTTCGACGCCGTTCAGGACGGGCATGTTGAGATCCATGAGCACGACATCGACCTGGCCGAGCCGCTCGAGCAGGGCGAGGGCCTGGGCCCCGTCGGCGGCGGAGCCGGCAACCTCGACGTCGTCGAGCAGGTCGAGAAGGGCAACGAGTCCCTCACGGACCACCTGCTGATCATCGACGACAACGACCCGAATCGGCTGCGGCTCACCGGTGTCCATGATCAGAGTGTGCCGCATGCGACGGTCGCCCGCCTCCGGCCCCGGCAGCCTCAGCCGAGGCCGGGCTCGGCCCACCACGCACCAGCCGGAACAGCGGCGCAGGCGGCCCGGGACCTCCGCACCACCCGCCCGGCCGGTCGCCACCAGCCGGGAACGGTGGCGCGGCGGCCCGGATCCGCCGCGCCACCCGGATGCCTCAGCCCGGGGCCACCGCCCGGCCCGTCTGAGGCGAAATCATTCCCGCGCACAGCCCGCGGCTCGCCAGCGTCTGCGCGATCCGCGGGATCGCCGTCAGCGTGTTCGCCGGCCATTCGTGCATCAGGATGATCTGGCCGTTGCCGAGGCGGGCGTTCGCCTGGACGATCGCGTCCACGCTCGCGCCGTTCCAGTCCTGCGAATCGACGTCCCAGATGATCTGGCGGAGCCCGTACTTCGCTTCCACCGCCTGCAGTGTCGCGTTCGTTTCGCCGTACGGCGGGCGGAACAGCCGGGGCGTTCCGCCGCCCGCCGCCGCGATCGCCTGCTGTGTCCGGGAAATCTCCGAGTCCATCTGGGACTGGCTCAGCTGCGTCAGGTGCGGGTGCGTGTAACTGTGGTTGCCCACCCACATGCCCGCGCCGACCTCGGCCCGGACCTGGGCCGGGTACGCCGCCGCGTACTGGCCCTCGTTGAACATCGTGGCCCGCAACCCGTTCTGCCGCAACGCGTTGAGCAGCGCCGGGGTGTGCGTGTTCGACGGCCCGTCGTCGAAGGTCAGGCCGACGTACCCGCCGCAGGACGCCGCGTGCGCCGGGGCCGCGGCCACCACGCCGGTCACCGCCATCGCGGCGGCCAGAATCCACGGACGCATGGCCTCAGCCCACCGTGATGTTCGAGTTGCCACTGCTCTGGTACCCCTCGGTCGCGAGGATCATGTAGTAGTTGAAGCTGCCCAGCCGCATGCCGGCGCGGGCCCACGCGTCGAAGTGGTTGCCGGTCGTGATGCTGCCGCCGGTCCGCTTCTGCTGCCGGACGCTCCAGTACTGGTTGAACGTCTTGGTCCCCTCGACCGAAGGCGCGTTGTACCGCGTGGTCTGGTAGATGTCGTAGGTGCCGCCGTCGGTCGTCACCGTGCCCTTGTACGTGCCGGTCGGCCGGTAGCTGCCCCAATTGTCGACGATGTAGTACTCGACCAGCGGGTTCGACGTCCAGCCGTAGAGCGACAGGTAGCCGTTGCCCGACGGGTTGAAGCTGCCGGAGTAGTTCACGGTCCGCCTGCTGCCGTTGCCCCATCCCTTGCCGGCGACGAAGTTGTTGGCGTTGCTCCAGTTGACCCGGTAGTTCCCGCCGGAGCCGAGCGTCATCGAGACCGAGCCGCCGCCGGCGGTCCAGAACGAGTAGTAGTACCCGTTGTTGTACCCGGTCTGGTTCGTGGTGATGACGGTGTCGGCCCGCGCCACCCCGGGCACCAGCGCGGCGATCACCGCGAGCGCGGCCCCGCCGGCGAACACCCTGAAGCGGTTCTTGGTGCGCATGCTTCCTCCTCGTCGAGGCTGCCAGGATGGCGAAAGCATGCGATCACCGGCCGTGGTCGGGCAATAACTTTCGGAATGTTTCGCCGGGCCTACTCCCGCAGCCCGATGGCGTCGATCGGACGCGCCCGCAGCGTCACCCACGTCGACACGCCCAGCGCCACCAGGCCCAGCAGCGCCGCGCCGCCGATGACTCCGATGTAGACGGACCACGGCCCCGACGGCCACGGGCTGCCCCGCAGGCCCACGTTGAGCAAACCCAGCGGTACCAACGCGACCAGCGTCCCGAGCACCACCGCGATCCCGACCGTCACCAGTGCCTCGAGGCGCATCATCCGGGTCACCTGCCGACGGGTCGTGCCGACCAGCCGCAGCAACGCGAACTCGCGCGACCGCTGCGCCGTCGTCAGCACCAGCGTGTTGGCCACCGAAATCGCCAGGTACCCGACGATCACGCCGACCGCCACCAGGTTCAGGGCGAACTGCGCCTGGCGGTCGCCGCCGTCCGGGGCCGCCGCCGACGCCGCCGGGGCGACCGTCAAGCCCGGGTACGGCAGCGCACGGAGAGCCGCGGCCACGGCCGCCGGATCGGCGTCCACCGCGCGCCGGACCAGCACCGAGTCGTCCAGGCGGCCGCCCGTGTGCTCGCGGGCCGGCTCCACCGGCAGCACGAAGTCGCCGAACGCCAGGTCGTGCGTGTACGTCGCCACCAGGCGCAGCTTCGCCGGGGCGCCGTCGCCGAAGTAGAACGACACCTCGTCGCCGATCCGCTTGTCCAGCCAGTCGGCTTCCGGCCGGCTCAGCGCCACCGTGCCGGCCGCCAGGTCGGTGATCCGGCCCTGGTCGACGCCCAGGTCGAGGGCGCCGCGGACCTGGCCGCCCGCCAGCCCCTGCGCGGGTTTGCGCTGGACGTCCATCGTGTCCCCCTGCGACGTCGCGACGATCACCGACGTCCGCACCACCGGCGTCGCCGCCGCCACGCCCGGCAGCCCGCCGGCGGCCGTCGCGACCTCCGGGGACACCCCGGCCGGGCCGCTGAGCACGTAGTCGGCCGTCGTCGACCGCGCCGCCTGCTCCGCCGCGGCCGCCGTGCTCGACGTCTGGCTGTAGAACGTCGCCAGCGCGAACGCGACCGACAGCAGCAGCGGGGTCACCGCCGCGGCGAGCCGCCGGGTGCCGGCCTGCGCGTTCGCCGCCGCCAGGTACCCGCTGATCCGCCAGACCCGCGCCAGTACCGGCGCGAGCACCCGCACCACCAGCCCGGTGACCTGCGGGCCGACCACGGCCAGCCCGATCACGACCACCAGCGTCGCCATGGTGGAGATCGCCGTCGCGACGTCGCCGCGGAGGAACAGCGGCACCAGCGCGCCGCCGAACCCGGCCACCACCAGCGCCCAGCCGGTGACCAGGCGACCGCGCCCGAGTGCCCGGCGTTCGACCGCGGCCTCGCCCAGCGCCTCGACCGGCCGGATCGCCGACGGCCGCCGCGCCGCCACCCACGCCGCCAGCCGGGCCGCGCCCAGGCCCAGCACCACCGCGGCGAGCGGTGGCAGCGGGCCGATCGCCAGCCGGAAGTCGGCCGGGACGACGCCGATGGCGGCGAACGCGTCCCGCAGCCCGGCCGCCACCGCCAGGCCGAGCGTGCCGCCGAGGACCCCGGCGGCGAGCGCGACCAGGGTCGTCTCGACGCCGATGAGCTTGCGGATCTGCCGGGGCGTCGCCGCGACGGCCCGCAGCAGGGCGAACTCGCGGCGGCGCTGGTTGATCGTCAGCGCGAGGGTGCTCGCCACCACGAACACGGCCACGAGCAGCGCGAACCCGCCGAACGAGCCGGCGATGGCGAGCAGCAGCGTGCGGGTCTGGCCGACGTCGGGGAACTCGACGGCGCTGCGCTCGACCCCCGTGGCGACCTCGGCGGGGCCGGTGACGGCGGCGACACGCCCGGCGAGGGTCTCCGGCGTCACGCCGGGTCCGGCGAGGACGCCGACCGCGTGCGCGCGGCCCGGCGTTCCGGCCAGCTGCGCGGCCTTCGCCGGGGTGAA
Proteins encoded in this region:
- a CDS encoding lytic polysaccharide monooxygenase, whose product is MYDQASHGADFFRGYVSKNGFDPTTQRLGWGNLDFITQTGKYAPATDITFTGGASRTCCRGWLSSTGQAC
- a CDS encoding ATP-binding protein is translated as MSWNGADQAGWHVLDVAGTDRTGLSAARRWAEAKLGTLRETDLIDTLIVIGELLENAYVHGGGPLQLRLHHEHAPCRVTVAVADVGKGEPRKRVPDRGGGRGLMLVDQLCLDWGVSHHDDGKLVWARVECEED
- a CDS encoding response regulator, encoding MDTGEPQPIRVVVVDDQQVVREGLVALLDLLDDVEVAGSAADGAQALALLERLGQVDVVLMDLNMPVLNGVEATERVTRAHPGVAVLVLTTYSDDESIAGALAAGARGYLTKDAGRREIGAALQAVVAGQLTFGADVSRQVAGSLSAKPLPREESLPDGLTAREAEVLGLITTGLSNAEIAARLFIGEATVKTHINNAFAKIGVRNRVEAARYAARRGLAG
- a CDS encoding ABC transporter permease; its protein translation is MTATVAEAARPVPVARGYRFELVKLFAAWRIRLLVLACWIAPALFVAVVGEQSSLPVDTLFGRWMNATGWAGPLVMLGFAGTYALPLLTSVVAGDVFAAEDRLGTWRHLLVAVRSPRRIFAAKALASLTVIVVLVAGMAVSGAAGGVLAAGSRPLVGLDGHSLTPGEAATQVLLAWVCVLAPTLALAALGLLGSVAWGRSPMGLLLPAVVALAMALAQLLPLPVAVRLALPSYAFIAWNGLFTDPVQLGPLLIAVGVGLAWAVAATALAYVLFVRRDFTNPAHDGSGRRALTLGVLPLVGLLAATAGVVAVATPATGSGIELDKVQRSVATAFAHLYRLQAGQLNRPDVTEAQLGATAACTKGDGLVEPEGPGNDWRCVVSWHLPDVAATGSAIYQLDITSDGRYVADGDGPKEVNGYFQVRTPAGDQPNPLWQFDGNVELLSSTPKG
- a CDS encoding bifunctional YncE family protein/alkaline phosphatase family protein, which encodes MQVTRRRRRAAKRGPGRHRLRYATAGSAALVLVATGTGVGVASTQQFGEDQVGQVTENGQVVSADQYLKPIGDRLVVNNGKIMASSVSPDGGHLAALTTDGGIALTIVDLKNWKVQQLVGNSATANLRIAGNDVGQEGPSYSPDGKTLWLAQTDGYTKFTVNPDGTVAAPVPVKIPADGAKHALVAQAVFSPDGSTVYSAVNGQNRVVALDAATGAIKQSWAVGNAPRDLVRVGTKLYVSNEGGRPAKPGEPTLNSYNTQVPASQFTGATTSGTVSVIDLANAAATPKSIDVGLHPTAVYVGKDALFVTNTASNTVSVIDTARDQVVQTIATQPWPEASVGYEPDGVTLTGDGHLLVTLGRANAVAVYRYSRAQEPVSYVGLLPTDYFPTAITTVGPDVVVSNTRGIDARRPTTAAGHGTHDTTSSVQKFRLPDDRAVRGYTAQVFKQNGWTHDSVQVATDHGHRSPVPVPARLGDPSTIKHVFLLVKENRTYDQVFGDDPRGNGDPSVTQFGENVTPNQHALARQFGLYDNTYDIGTNSAEGHNWLMQADNPEYTESSAGEYLRSYDTEDDALGHQSSGFLWTGAQAAGKSVRDFGEFQQFLTKPAGASWQNLYCDARNMAATGEPTAYPLVSSSPIPSLNNVSVPGFPKFDTSVPDVYRYQIWKNDFEKNGPADLNMFWLSSDHTGGPPNAAAQVADNDLAVGRIVDEISHSQYWKDSAIFVVEDDSQAGLDHVDGHRAPVQIISPYARHGVVDSHYYSQITMIRTIEQILGIKPMNQKDSAATPMSAAFQQKPDFTPFTALPNRTSLTDGLKTQPSCGPDTPAPANPAAAPVPSSAVPADKKQIAAQWQEWTTHQRLTGPDAVADYANPAQMNHFTWYQTHGWQQPYPGENQVYTPDRVPGAYLPSAESDG
- a CDS encoding polysaccharide deacetylase family protein, with translation MRPWILAAAMAVTGVVAAAPAHAASCGGYVGLTFDDGPSNTHTPALLNALRQNGLRATMFNEGQYAAAYPAQVRAEVGAGMWVGNHSYTHPHLTQLSQSQMDSEISRTQQAIAAAGGGTPRLFRPPYGETNATLQAVEAKYGLRQIIWDVDSQDWNGASVDAIVQANARLGNGQIILMHEWPANTLTAIPRIAQTLASRGLCAGMISPQTGRAVAPG
- a CDS encoding ABC transporter ATP-binding protein; translation: MDAPLAVRARGITKCFGDVVALDGVDLDVAPGQIHGLVGPNGAGKTTLLGLLLSLAVADEGTLEILGAPAGRPLGGVAGFVDGPGLYPSLTARQNLAALLALRGRDRKTSAIDDALGEVGLTDVADDRVRGFSLGMRQRLGLAAALLAEPRLLVLDEPANGLDPAGKQHVHGVLGRLAGRGTAVVLSSHRMDDLEALCAEVTILATGRVVFTGPLAKLSAENGELDYRLRTSDPDRARALVAGAPGVRLAGPDADVFVVRALTPALDDLVLRLAREGVAVRELAPVVSPLEAAFLALTDREAGR
- a CDS encoding thioesterase II family protein — protein: MDHTEENRFRRFAASPGARARLVCLPHAGGSATFYFPVAKALAPDVEVLAVEYPGRQDRRHEPFLTSIDALRAPDGRPLALFGHSMGAMVPTRPRGGRSGTAYRSRDCSSPGAARRRGCGTRACTPGPDEGVLAELRRLSGTETGLLGDDDVVRMILPAARNDYRAVETYRHVPGKPLATPIVAFTGTEDPMATLDEVADWAGHTAGGFELVPLDGGHFFLTRHQDAILRRLAADLGIVRV
- a CDS encoding lytic polysaccharide monooxygenase, with the protein product MFVLVPAASAHGTIVSPATRAYQCWLDWGSQHTNPAMQQQDPMCWQAFQANADTMWNWMSALRDGLAGNFQGTTPDGQLCSNALARNDSLNTPGPWKTTSLGSTFSMHLR